Proteins encoded by one window of Arachis ipaensis cultivar K30076 chromosome B04, Araip1.1, whole genome shotgun sequence:
- the LOC107635493 gene encoding kanadaptin — translation MAMPPPPPRIPNPSSSSSSSSSSSDEKSVPETAISEPPPTTTTTSTDSAAMPPPRIPEPPSSSNSDDSTEPRPPQQPPQPPKPSSSSSSSQGIPIPYKIPPWSSAPCHEFCLEVLKDGAIIDKYDVHEKGAYMFGRLDLCDFVLEHPTISRFHAVLQFKRNGDAYLYDLGSTHGTFLNKNQVEKNTYVDLHVGDVIRFGQSSRLFIFQGPSELMPPEINKKFIREMKMREVMLDKEASLQRARLEASLSDGVSWGMGEDAIEEEEDDVDEVTWQSYKGQLTEKQEKTREKILKRMEKISNMKKEINSIRVKDISQGGLTQGQQTQIARNEQRITQVLEELENLEETLNDSIRESIGARTGKISRGKKKGVVEDEDEYLSDGDDEFFDRTKKTSSRQKPGDNQSIETADTLLDKKDAIIQEMNEKKELLIIEKNKMSSESAKQDEVDDSLDAYMSGLSSQLVQDKSVQLEKELSTLQSELDRICYLLKIADPTGEAVKKRELKAQEPKSNKSQEVASNIKKKPQAKTQKISEPCIKVDNKKPLVETQKISDTCAKADNSIQEGKPGDATMDLDKSEPGSDKVEGENVVYTVPKPQWLGAVEDRVTDDNQQPIAPLHDTDESNQFVDYKDRNKILGSGDDAKTRESNIQSAAPGLILRKRKQVEMTGANSNDVTRQSTSAPVGEKMAEDAVALLLKHKRGLYATDDVENQDEEKRKPKRVLGPEKPSFLNDQTDDTWVPPEGQSGDGRTSLNDKYGY, via the exons ATGGCTATGCCTCCCCCACCTCCCAGAATCCCTAatccctcttcttcttcttcttcttcttcttcttcttctgatgaGAAGAGCGTGCCAGAAACCGCAATATCAGAACCGCCAccaactactactactacttcaACCGATTCAGCAGCCATGCCTCCTCCTCGAATTCCAGAACCACCTTCTTCTTCCAATTCAGACGATTCAACTGAACCTCGACCACCACAACAACCGCCTCAGCCGCCAAAGccatcgtcttcttcttcttcttctcagggCATACCGATTCCCTACAAGATCCCTCCATGGAGCTCTGCTCCCTGCCACGAGTTCTGCCTCGAGGTCCTCAAAGATGGCGCCATCATCGACAAATACGACGT GCATGAGAAGGGGGCGTATATGTTTGGGAGATTGGACCTCTGTGATTTTGTACTGGAGCATCCCACCATTTCGCGGTTTCATGCAG TTCTACAATTCAAGAGAAATGGTGATGCATATCTGTATGATCTTGGGAGTACACACGGTACTTTTTTGAACAAGAATCAG GTGGAGAAAAACACATATGTTGACTTGCATGTTGGTGATGTCATTCGATTTGGCCA GTCATCTCGCCTGTTCATTTTTCAAGGGCCGTCTGAGTTGATGCCTCCA gaaatcaacaaaaaattcatTCGAGAAATGAAAATGCGCGAAGTAATGCTAGACAAGGAAGCTTCACTCCAACGAGCAAGGCTGGAAGCATCTCTCTCTGATGGTGTATCATGGGGCATGGGTGAGGATGCTATTGAGGAAGAGGAG GACGATGTGGATGAAGTGACTTGGCAGTCATATAAAGGACAGCTCACAGAAAAACAGGAAAAAACACGTGAGAAGATACTAAAAAGGATGGAAAAG ATTTCAAACATGAAGAAAGAAATCAACTCTATACGAGTTAAAGACATTTCTCAGGGTGGGCTGACTCAAGGCCAACAGACTCAAATTGCTAGGAATGAGCAAAGAATAACACAG GTATTGGAAGAACTTGAAAACTTGGAAGAGACACTGAATGACAGTATACGAGAAAGCATAGGTGCTCGTACAGGAAAAATATCTCGTGGAAAGAAGAAAGGTGTTGTGGAAGATGAAGATGAATATCTCAG CGACGGTGACGATGAATTTTTTGACCGCACAAAGAAAACGTCTTCTCGCCAGAAGCCTGGTGACAACCAATCTATTGAGACTGCTGATACTCTTCTGGATAAAAAAGATGCCATTATCCAGGAGATGAATGAGAAGAAAGAGTTGCTTataattgaaaagaataaaatgtcATCAGAGTCTGCCAAACAAGATGAAGTTGATGATTCCCTTGATGCTTACATGTCTGGACTTTCATCCCAACTTG TTCAAGACAAAAGTGTGCAGCTTGAGAAGGAATTGTCAACTCTTCAGTCCGAGTTGGATAGGATTTGCTACTTATTGAAGATTGCTGACCCAACAGGCGAAGCTGTCAAGAAAAGGGAGTTGAAAGCACAAGAACCCAAATCAAACAAATCTCAGGAAGTTGCCTCTAACATAAAAAAGAAACCACAAGCAAAAACCCAGAAAATCAGTGAACCTTGTATTAAGGTCGATAACAAGAAACCACTTGTGGAAACCCAGAAAATCAGTGACACTTGTGCAAAGGCAGATAACTCCATACAAGAAGGGAAACCTGGAGATGCAACTATGGATTTGGACAAGTCAGAACCTGGAAGTGACAAAGTGGAGGGTGAGAATGTTGTATACACGGTTCCAAAGCCCCAGTGGCTTGGGGCTGTAGAGGACAGGGTTACAGATGATAACCAACAACCAATAGCCCCTTTGCATGATACGGACGAGTCCAACCAGTTCGTTGACTACAAGGACAGGAACAAAATTTTGGGTTCAGGTGATGATGCAAAGACTAGAGAATCTAATATTCAGTCTGCTGCTCCTGGTCTGATTTTAAGGAAAAGAAAACAAGTTGAGATGACGGGTGCAAATAGTAATGATGTCACTCGGCAATCGACTTCTGCTCCTGTGGGTGAAAAAATGGCTGAGGATGCTGTGGCTTTATTATTAAAGCACAAAAGGGGATTGTATGCAACTGATGATGTGGAAAACCAAGATGAGGAGAAGAGGAAGCCTAAAAGAGTGCTTGGGCCTGAGAAACCATCATTTTTGAACGATCAGACAGATGACACATGGGTTCCCCCTGAAG GACAATCAGGTGATGGACGAACTTCTTTGAATGACAAATATGGCTACTGA
- the LOC107635495 gene encoding pentatricopeptide repeat-containing protein At2g31400, chloroplastic (The sequence of the model RefSeq protein was modified relative to this genomic sequence to represent the inferred CDS: added 64 bases not found in genome assembly): MASAPPTPPPHCSSVPSRPNATSNRSTHNHRHSSHHNNHNRHNHQNSRLRRQEQSRWNHNGYGSFANNSPLPYANATGSGSGAGVASASAVAAAVAAAAAGDNAPAAFSSALGMLGGRRSTLGLEFSGRRTTRFAARMRSGRLRYNNNKTKHSLIAEEVQQCLEKSGNDVASVDNVLLSYESKMYDPEDYIYLIRECGNKDLYLQVSKTYDFAMGRKHYNWFYKGKLTSTVISQLGKMKKIEHACRVFDVARSQGFGNTVYSYSSMINAYGHNGRFNDAVRLYRSMRPLGMEPNLITYNALIDAGAKGHVDFSIVAKFVDEMVANGIMPDRITYNSLLSVCVPGGAWEIARDLFAEMRNKGHEQDVYTYNTYLDVLCKGGQLDFARRIFADMSANNVFPNAVTYSILMDGYSKAGQSEEALALYDEMKRLDIPADKVSYNTLIAVYGRLGLFEDALFASEEMEICGYKKDIVTYNALLGGYGKHGMYDEVKRIFTEMKRKHIYPNTLTYSTLINVYTKGGMYMEAMEVYREFKENDLEVDVVFYSQLIDTLCKNGLVESAMVLLDVMTRNGITPNVVTYNSMIDAFGDVSALGFKTSFRANDDQTESSASMLIAASSQNQTGSDKEDRISKMFEQLAVEKAGHGKKDLRTKQDFSILWLLRKMHELEIKPNVVTFSAILNACSRCNSFEDASRLLDELRLFNDQVYGVAHGLLMGSRENTWLHAQAVFDDMKRMDNLTASAFYNALTDMLWNFGQKRGAQLVVLEGRNRNVWTGDWSIECLDLHLMSCGAACAMVHDWLLNIRSIVFEGSELPKLLSILTGWGKHSKVLGDGALKRKIEALLNGIGAPFKIAESNIGRFTSPGYLVAAWLKKSSTLNVLVLHDRITASEPTASGLVYSLQAP, encoded by the exons ATGGCTTCTGCTCCTCCCACACCACCACCACACTGTTCCTCTGTCCCTTCTAGGCCTAATGCTACCAGCAACAGGAGCACCCATAACCATAGGCATAGCAGCCACCACAACAACCACAACCGTCATAACCACCAAAATAGCCGACTGAGGAGGCAAGAACAGTCAAGGTGGAACCATAATGGTTATGGTTCTTTTGCAAATAACTCACCTTTGCCTTATGCTAATGCCACAGGTTCAGGTTCTGGTGCTGGTGTTGCTTCAGCTTCTGCTGTTGCTGCAGCTgtagctgctgctgctgctggtgACAATGCACCTGCTGCATTTTCATCAGCATTGGGGATGCTCGGTGGCCGGAGGTCCACTCTGGGCCTGGAGTTTTCGGGCAGAAGGACCACACGGTTCGCGGCAAGGATGCGCTCAGGGAGGCTGAGGTACAACAATAACAAGACAAAGCATTCTCTTATTGCTGAAGAGGTGCAGCAGTGCCTTGAAAAGTCTGGTAATGATGTTGCATCTGTTGACAATGTTTTGCTTAGCTATGAGAGTAAGATGTATGATCCTGAGGATTATATTTACCTTATTAGGGAATGTGGCAATAAGGACCTGTACTTGCAGGTATCTAAGACCTATGATTTTGCTATGGGGAGGAAGCATTATAACTGGTTTTACAAGGGGAAGTTGACTAGTACTGTGATTAGTCAACTTGGTAAAATGAAGAAAATTGAGCATGCTTGTAGGGTGTTTGATGTGGCCAGGAGCCAAGGGTTCGGTAACACTGTCTATTCCTATTCCTCTATGATCAATGCTTACGGGCATAATGGGCGTTTTAATGATGCCGTGCGCTTGTATAGGTCGATGAGGCCATTGGGAATGGAACCAAATTTGATTACCTATAATGCCCTGATTGATGCAGGAGCTAAGGGGCATGTGGACTTTAGTATAGTTGCGAAGTTTGTTGATGAGATGGTGGCGAATGGGATCATGCCTGATCGGATTACCTATAATTCGCTTCTTAGTGTTTGTGTCCCAGGGGGTGCTTGGGAGATAGCTAGGGATTTGTTTGCTGAGATGAGGAATAAAGGGCATGAGCAGGATGTGTATACTTATAATACGTATTTGGATGTCTTATGTAAGGGTGGTCAGCTGGATTTTGCCAGACGCATTTTCGCAGATATGTCTGCCAATAATGTTTTTCCAAATGCAGTAACATATAGTATTTTGATGGATGGCTATTCGAAAGCTGGCCAATCTGAAGAGGCTCTTGCTT AGTCTATGGAAGGCTTGGTTTGTTTGAGGACGCACTATTCGCCAGCGAAGAGATGGAGATCTGTGGTTACAAAAAGGATATTGTAACTTACAATGCTCTTTTGGGTGGATATGGGAAGCATGGAATGTATGATGAAGTTAAGAGAATATTTACTGAGATGAAAAGAAAGCACATTTATCCAAACACATTAACTTACTCTACATTGATTAATGTCTATACTAAAGGAGGAATGTACATGGAAGCAATGGAAGTTTACAGAGAGTTCAAGGAGAATGACCTGGAGGTTGATGTTGTCTTTTATAGTCAACTTATTGATACTCTCTGTAAAAATGGGCTAGTGGAATCTGCTATGGTGTTGCTTGATGTGATGACCAGGAATGGAATCACTCCTAATGTGGTCACCTATAACTCCATGATTGATGCCTTTGGTGACGTTTCAGCTCTCGGGTTTAAAACTTCTTTTCGGGCCAATGACGATCAGACTGAATCTTCAGCTTCTATGCTTATTGCGGCGTCATCCCAGAATCAGACGGGATCTGACAAAGAAGACCGAATCTCAAAGATGTTCGAGCAACTTGCTGTGGAGAAAGCAGGACATGGAAAGAAGGATTTGAGGACCAAACAAGATTTCAGCATATTGTGGCTCTTAAGAAAAATGCATGAGCTGGAAATTAAACCAAATGTTGTCACATTTTCAGCGATTCTGAATGCCTGCAG CCGCTGCAATTCATTTGAAGATGCTTCAAGGCTGTTGGATGAGCTCCGCCTGTTCAATGACCAGGTGTATGGTGTAGCCCATGGACTGCTCATGGGTTCAAGGGAAAACACATGGCTCCATGCTCAAGCTGTCTTTGATGACATGAAGCGCATGGATAATTTGACAGCATCTGCCTTTTATAATGCTCTAACTGACATGCTGTGGAACTTTGGTCAG AAACGTGGAGCGCAGCTGGTTGTGCTTGAAGGGCGAAACCGAAATGTGTGGACTGGCGACTGGTCCATTGAGTGCTTGGATCTACACCTGATGTCTTGTGGAGCTGCATGCGCGATGGTTCACGATTGGTTGCTAAACATTCGATCAATTGTTTTTGAAGGATCTGAACTGCCAAAGCTGTTAAG TATTTTAACTGGTTGGGGAAAGCATAGCAAAGTGCTAGGCGATGGAGCTTTGAAGAGAAAAATCGAAGCTCTTCTGAATGGGATCGGAGCACCTTTCAAGATTGCTGAGTCTAACATTGGAAGGTTCACATCCCCTGGATATTTGGTTGCTGCATGGCTCAAGAAATCAAGCACACTGAATGTGCTTGTTCTGCATGATCGCATTACTGCTTCTGAACCTACTGCTTCTGGTCTAGTATATAGCTTGCAGGCCCCTTGA
- the LOC107635496 gene encoding pentatricopeptide repeat-containing protein At3g29290, with protein MLNLLFQCQKPLTCCIHKPFLVRSTGSPQLSKDMANSFEFGLSEEEEEEQYVDDNDDEEEYVNGYEEEYFEEGEKNYSSFVSKNHLPPWGEVEVKVVEEEDKNDDDIDDGGREADESFVLNNDDDDDEDEDEDEDDVEGREGIDASFVGKKDLPPWGEVEGSRHWHSRIVDVTRSASKEKGLVNEQRALYLEETDENVLSNRILVLSRTNKIRSAMEYFRSMELSGLCPNIHACNSLMSSLMRHGWLDDCFKVFRFTRTWKITTGHTYSLILMAQVKAQGCDSAINFFRELESECDVRKDFDAIVYNTMISICRRVGNWSEIERVWSDMKANGCVGTEVTYRLLVTSFARRGQSELTLYAYHEMIQNGFVPESNTLNAIVSVYAKEGKWDAASNVFQKMLKSELKPNIIACNALINSLGRAGELKQAYQVYNTMKLLGHKPDAYTFSALLSSLNKANRHHEALQLFEMVKKTEASQFNVRLYNTVLMSCSKLRLWDKALEILWQMEASEMSDLTMSYNLVIRTCELARKPTIALQVYQHMVDQNCIPNTLTYLSLVRCCVRGDLWEELEEILKRTMPNATLYNAAVQGMCLRHKVNLANKVYAKMLEKNLQPDIRTQVLMHSMLRK; from the exons ATGTTGAATTTGCTATTTCAGTGTCAAAAGCCTCTTACTTGTTGCATTCACAAACCCTTTCTTG TTAGGTCAACTGGGTCCCCACAATTGTCTAAGGACATGGCTAATAGTTTTGAATTTGGTCTttctgaagaagaggaggaagaacaatatgttgatgataatgatgatgaagaagaatatgttaatggTTATGAAGAGGAATATtttgaagaaggagaaaaaaattATAGTTCGTTTGTTTCAAAGAATCATTTGCCTCCATGGGGAGAAGTAGAAgtaaaagtagtagaagaagaagacaaaaatgatgatgatattgatgatGGAGGGAGAGAAGCTGATGAATCTTTTGTGctcaataatgatgatgatgatgatgaagatgaagatgaggatgaagatgatgTTGAAGGAAGAGAAGGAATTGATGCATCTTTTGTAGGCAAGAAGGATTTACCACCCTGGGGAGAAGTGGAAGGTTCTAGGCACTGGCATTCTCGAATTGTCGATGTTACTCGGTCAGCTTCGAAAGAGAAGGGACTTGTGAATGAGCAAAGAGCTCTTTATTTGGAGGAAACGGATGAGAATGTTCTTTCTAATAGGATTTTGGTGCTTAGTAGAACTAACAAGATTAGAAGTGCAATGGAATATTTTAGGTCTATGGAATTATCAGGCCTTTGTCCGAATATCCATGCTTGTAATTCTCTTATGTCTAGCCTTATGAGACATGGGTGGCTTGACGATTGCTTCAAGGTGTTCAGGTTCACGAGAACTTGGAAGATTACTACTGGGCATACTTATAGCTTGATTCTTATGGCACAGGTAAAAGCTCAAGGTTGTGACTCGGCCATAAATTTCTTTAGAGAACTAGAAAGCGAATGCGATGTGAGAAAGGATTTTGATGCAATTGTTTACAACACTATGATATCAATTTGCAGAAGGGTTGGCAATTGGAGTGAGATAGAGAGGGTGTGGAGTGATATGAAGGCAAATGGATGTGTAGGAACCGAAGTTACATATCGACTATTGGTCACTAGTTTTGCACGACGCGGTCAGAGTGAGCTTACCCTTTATGCTTACCATGAGATGATTCAGAATGGATTTGTACCAGAAAGCAACACATTGAACGCCATAGTTAGTGTATACGCGAAGGAGGGAAAATGGGATGCTGCATCAAATGTCTTTCAGAAAATGTTGAAGAGTGAACTTAAGCCAAACATTATTGCATGCAATGCATTGATTAACTCGCTTGGAAGGGCTGGAGAACTCAAACAAGCATATCAGGTCTATAATACAATGAAATTGTTGGGCCATAAACCAGATGCATATACATTCAGTGCACTACTTAGTTCTCTTAACAAGGCTAATAGGCATCATGAAGCTCTGCAGCTTTTTGAGATGGTTAAAAAAACGGAAGCGTCTCAGTTCAATGTACGTTTATACAATACTGTTTTGATGTCCTGCTCCAAGCTTCGGTTATGGGATAAAGCTCTAGAAATTCTGTGGCAGATGGAAGCTTCTGAAATGTCTGATTTGACAATGTCGTATAATCTTGTTATCAGGACCTGTGAGCTTGCAAGGAAGCCAACAATTGCTCTGCAAGTGTATCAGCATATGGTTGACCAGAATTGCATTCCGAACACATTAACTTATCTGTCCCTGGTTCGATGTTGTGTTCGTGGAGATCTCTGGGAAGAATTAGAGGAAATATTAAAG CGGACTATGCCAAATGCCACTCTTTATAATGCTGCTGTGCAAGGGATGTGTTTACGTCACAAGGTTAATTTGGCAAACAAGGTTTATGCAAAAATGCTAGAGAAAAATCTTCAACCTGACATCAGAACACAAGTACTGATGCACTCTATGTTAAGGAAGTAG
- the LOC107637367 gene encoding putative UPF0481 protein At3g02645: MSHYFRPSMMPKDESTSNFDELRWVIKIREILDEDLDYGDELSVSIFNVPKTLMAIHQDSYIPQQVAIGPYHYWRQELYEMERYKLAAAKRFQNQLQSLKLEHIVVQLIRFEHRIRGCYHKYLNVNGETLAWMMVVDAAFLLEFLQIFANHDGTMTIGVSSRMSHLLDYAGRKLAHNAILKDIVMLENQIPLFVLRKMLEFKFSSLQLADDMLFSMFIGLFKDLSPFSPMEEEDYPQILVSECAHLLDFLYDMIVPKLEEQSDPAESEDRHKDGERHENSLVNYAKQFLFGVWKMISRLVEASISCIKMFLTCRAMKVIFRVPWTIISNLPGFGIIKQPVEYLFFNQDKEPTKNEENGNLSSNINKSPLMEEITIPSVTELTKSGVSFIAANGNISTIRFDVKTKTLYLPKVGLDINTEVLLRNLVAYEASNSSGPLVFTRYTELMNGIIDTEEDAKILREKGVILNHLKSDEEVANLWNGMSKSIKLTRVPLLDKAIEDVNQYYNGRVSIKVWKFVKVYVFGSWQFLTFLAAIFLLFLISLQVFFTFYKFIKA; the protein is encoded by the coding sequence ATGTCACATTATTTTAGGCCTTCAATGATGCCAAAAGATGAATCAACATCCAACTTTGATGAACTTAGGTGGGTGATTAAAATCCGCGAAATCCTTGATGAAGATCTAGATTATGGTGATGAGTTATCTGTATCAATCTTCAATGTTCCTAAGACCCTTATGGCCATTCATCAAGATTCATATATTCCTCAACAAGTTGCAATTGGACCTTACCATTATTGGCGCCAAGAGCTATATGAAATGGAGAGGTACAAGCTTGCGGCCGCGAAACGGTTCCAAAATCAGCTGCAAAGCCTTAAATTGGAGCATATTGTTGTCCAATTGATAAGGTTTGAACATAGGATTCGCGGGTGCTACCATAAGTACTTGAATGTTAACGGCGAAACGTTGGCGTGGATGATGGTAGTTGATGCTGCATTCTTGTTAGAGTTTCTTCAAATTTTTGCTAACCATGATGGAACAATGACAATAGGAGTTTCTTCAAGAATGTCTCACTTGTTGGATTATGCAGGTAGAAAATTAGCTCACAATGCAATCTTGAAGGATATTGTGATGCTTGAAAATCAAATCCCATTATTTGTATTGAGAAAGATGTTGGAGTTCAAATTCTCATCACTACAGTTAGCAGATGACATGCTATTTTCAATGTTCATAGGATTGTTTAAAGATCTTTCGCCTTTTTCGCCCATGGAGGAGGAGGACTATCCCCAAATCCTTGTCTCAGAATGTGCACATCTTCTAGATTTTTTGTATGACATGATTGTGCCTAAATTGGAAGAACAATCCGATCCAGCAGAATCAGAGGATCGACATAAAGATGGCGAGCGCCACGAAAATTCGTTAGTGAACTATGCTAAGCAATTTCTATTTGGGGTTTGGAAAATGATTTCAAGATTGGTTGAAGCATCAATAAGTTGTATCAAAATGTTCCTAACATGTAGAGCTATGAAAGTGATCTTTAGGGTGCCTTGGACAATCATTTCTAACCTACCTGGATTCGGAATCATAAAGCAACCAGTTGAGTACTTGTTCTTTAATCAAGACAAAGAACCAACAAAAAATGAAGAAAATGGTAATTTAAGTTCAAATATCAACAAGTCACCCTTAATGGAAGAAATCACAATTCCATCAGTCACAGAACTCACGAAATCCGGGGTTAGTTTCATTGCTGCTAATGGAAACATATCAACCATTAGATTTGATGTTAAAACAAAAACACTCTATCTTCCAAAAGTTGGTTTGGACATAAACACTGAAGTGTTGTTAAGAAACTTGGTTGCTTATGAGGCATCAAATTCATCCGGGCCATTGGTTTTTACGCGTTACACTGAATTGATGAATGGGATCATAGACACTGAGGAAGATGCAAAGATCCTTAGAGAAAAAGGGGTGATTTTGAATCACTTAAAGAGTGATGAAGAGGTGGCAAACTTGTGGAATGGGATGAGCAAGTCCATTAAGTTGACAAGGGTGCCATTATTGGATAAGGCCATTGAAGATGTTAATCAGTATTATAATGGTAGAGTTAGTATTAAGGTTTGGAAATTTGTGAAGGTTTATGTGTTTGGTTCATGGCAGTTTCTTACATTCCTTGCAGCAATATTCCTCTTGTTCTTGATCTCCTTGCAAGTCTTTTTCACTTTCTATAAATTCATAAAAGCATGA